A region of the Chlamydia felis Fe/C-56 genome:
CTAGGAAATACCGCGCTCTTTTTGCTCCGATTCTTGAAATTGTTCCCTTTGCAAGAAGTTCCCCCCAACTACGCCATGCTTATCTCTACTTAGAGAAGACTTCGCATATTTTACTTACTAGCCCCTCTTCAACCTCCCTGTTCTTCTCCAGAATGAAGAAAAAATTCTCTAGAAAAACTTTGAGAAACAAACACTATCTATGTTTAGGGAAAATCACAGCTCATCGTCTCGCACGTTGCCTGCCTAAAGCCCCCTACTCTCTAGCCGCTACTGAAACAGGAGAGGGTGTTCTCCCCATGATTTCCTCTCTACCCAAAGAAGCGCGCATCCTTTATCCGCATTCCGCTTTATCGCGCCCCATAATTAAAAATTTTTTAACACAAGAAAACCGATATTTTTTTGCTTATCCACACTACAGTATTCGAGAGCGCCGGTTAAGTCCGCAAATATTCGATCACTGTACTCGAGTAATTTTAACCAGCCCTTCAGGAGTCAGAGCTTACGCAAAACTCTTCCCTGTACTCCCGGACAGACAACATTTCTGCCAAGGCCCCATCACCCTTAAAGAATTTCAAAAAATTTATAATCATTCTGGAGATCTGCTTCCATAAGAAGAACTTCCGGAAAAGCTGATGACAAAAACAGTTTTTACGATTAAAATTCTTCTGCTCTTAAGCTTTTATTCGACAGTACTCTGTATGTCAGTTTCGGCAACAATCGCACAAAATCAAGAATATAAAGAACCTCTAAATCTTTTCCCTAAAGGGAGTGAGACTAGAAAGAGGCTTATTCACTTTATTGTACACTGCGTAATTCAAACTTTAATACTAGCGGCTCTTTTCACAGGAATCATCGCCTCGGGCTGTTGTTTACACCCCGTGTTCTTTGTATTCTTTCTTACCCTAATCCCTGTGTACCTATCCCTTAGGTATCTAGCCTCTGAAAGACTCCGGAATTTATACAGAGCTTTCGATGTTTATCCTTCTGAGGACGAAATCCATAGTATTATTTTTTCTAAGATAAAGGAATCGTAAAGAATAAAACCTTTGGTTAAAACAGTTTGGTTTTTATAAAATTAATTAATAAAACTAAACGTTATTATACTTTTTATATGCCAAGTATTAACTCAGGTAGTTCCCAAAACCAAGTCGGAAGACAAAATGTTCCAGACTTTACACCCGCACTCTCACCAAGAGAGATCTCCACTCAAAGAACGAACAAGGTATTGAAGATTACTTCTTTATCTATTCTC
Encoded here:
- a CDS encoding uroporphyrinogen-III synthase, which produces MTVYLGLNQQTARKYRALFAPILEIVPFARSSPQLRHAYLYLEKTSHILLTSPSSTSLFFSRMKKKFSRKTLRNKHYLCLGKITAHRLARCLPKAPYSLAATETGEGVLPMISSLPKEARILYPHSALSRPIIKNFLTQENRYFFAYPHYSIRERRLSPQIFDHCTRVILTSPSGVRAYAKLFPVLPDRQHFCQGPITLKEFQKIYNHSGDLLP